The genomic DNA AAGACCAGTCGGCCGTCACGGAACGGGAACGGATCCGGTGGAGTGACTTTGAACCGCTGGATTTCACGTATGACGATGTCGAATCAACGATTTTCATCGTCAATGACCGGTCCGATCACCATCATGAAGTGATGAATCTGCGGACGGGTGCCCGTTACCTGGACCGAGATCCGTTTGAACGGGTGTTACGTGACCGGTTTTACCTGCACGAATCGATCGGTACGGACGCGGAGCCGATGGTGACGGTATACGACGGTGAACAGGCGGTCCGTCACCGGTTCGAGGATGCCTATTATATGATTGTATCCGGGGAATTGGTCATCCTGTCCGTCAAGCAATTAAACTGATGGACAGGACCGAACAAAACGTCGAATCACACTGTGAAGAAGGCAGTGTGATTTTTAAACTGACGAACTATTTATTTCATATACCATAATTATTATTTTAAAAAATTCAAGCAAAAGGAGAAAGTATACGTTCCACCTAAAAAAAAACAACAAAAAACTCCTCCTGATTAGCAAAATACGCCAAGGAAGAGGAGGAGTGGTATGCTTATTCTGAGTCAGTCGTCCGTGTGAAGATGTCGACTTGGATGTTGCCAGCTGTTGCGCGTGAGTAAGGGCAAACGCTGTGTGCCAGTTTACCAAGCTCAGCAGCTTGTTCTTCTGAAACGCCACGGACAAGAACGTCCAGTTCAACTGAAAGTGTAAATCCGTCTGTTGCTTCGTTCAACGTGACGTGTGCGGTTACTTCACTGCCGTCATGTTTGATGCCTTGTTTACGAGCGACAAGATTTAAAGCGGAATCAAAACAAGCAGAGTATCCGGCAGCAAATAATTGTTCCGGGTTTGTCGCTTGTTTCTTTGATCCTGGTACAGGCATGGCAAGAGCGACGTCTAAAATACCGTCTTCCGATACGACGCGGCCGTCACGGCCTCCGACAGCTGTGGCAGATGATGTGAACATTGGTTTCATAATGATAACTTCCTTTCGGGTTGGCTGATTAATTTAAGTAGCTTACAATTAAATTGTATACAATCTATAAAAGAACGCAACTATTTTGCTTAAAGGAGGATATATATGTCGAATCCCTTATTGCTTGAAGAACAACTCTGTTTTCCGTTTTATGCGATTTCCCGTGAAATCACCAAACGGTATCGTCCGTTGCTGGAGCCGCTCGGATTAACCTATCCGCAATATCTCGTCATGCTCGTCTTGTGGGAGCAGGATCAACAATCGTTAAAAGCGGTCGGGGAACGGTTGCATCTCGACTCAGGTACTTTAACGCCCTTGTTAAAAAAACTAGAAGCTTCCGGTTTAGTGGAACGCGTCAAAAATCCGACGGACGAACGACATATCCAAATCACGTTGACGGCAGACGGTCAGGCCCTTCGAAATGAGGCGGAACAAATTCCGATGGCCTTAAAAGACTTACTCGGTGTGTCGGAAGAAGATCTGGAACTGGTTAAACAGACATTAAATCGACTGACCATAAAAATGAACGGGACTGATTGACAGTCCCGTTCATTTTGAATGGTTATTTGCGGCGGAATCCTTCTTCTTCAAGATAGTTCGCTGCTTCTTTATACGAATTGAACG from Exiguobacterium sibiricum 7-3 includes the following:
- a CDS encoding organic hydroperoxide resistance protein, with the protein product MKPMFTSSATAVGGRDGRVVSEDGILDVALAMPVPGSKKQATNPEQLFAAGYSACFDSALNLVARKQGIKHDGSEVTAHVTLNEATDGFTLSVELDVLVRGVSEEQAAELGKLAHSVCPYSRATAGNIQVDIFTRTTDSE
- a CDS encoding MarR family winged helix-turn-helix transcriptional regulator: MSNPLLLEEQLCFPFYAISREITKRYRPLLEPLGLTYPQYLVMLVLWEQDQQSLKAVGERLHLDSGTLTPLLKKLEASGLVERVKNPTDERHIQITLTADGQALRNEAEQIPMALKDLLGVSEEDLELVKQTLNRLTIKMNGTD